A window from Entomoplasma freundtii encodes these proteins:
- the holA gene encoding DNA polymerase III subunit delta produces MDLIYSPDYYLLLEAQKQKIKELQLDSETIETFSFIDNSLAEIIDSLLTLPMFSKQKIIIIHDSWFLTNKKIALHPTFNFDSLLTLLNRGLPDANKVIFTLNHETLAKNKKSQNFIRQVKVNKIDSPTLSFCQTKVKEWLEESKINFSADAWKYFWTIMPLDLSYLEKEIGKLVNLEAPEITLEMTKQISFPWLENDIFKLSEAFLRNDCSNFLTLYKDYCLQNNELIPLLALLGNHLITLRNYLVLKEKGLYHQEIIQKLGVNPYYLNNILRINNETIAQLNGKIDMIYELNRELICGAIDTRVIPEYKFIKAFEKSKRKDKNNGAK; encoded by the coding sequence ATGGATTTAATCTATAGTCCTGACTATTATTTATTATTAGAAGCCCAGAAACAGAAAATTAAAGAACTTCAATTAGATTCAGAGACAATTGAAACATTTTCTTTTATTGATAACTCTTTGGCAGAAATTATTGATAGTCTTTTAACGTTACCAATGTTTAGCAAGCAAAAAATAATTATCATCCATGACTCTTGGTTTTTAACAAATAAAAAAATTGCTTTGCATCCCACCTTTAATTTTGATAGTCTATTGACGCTTTTAAATCGGGGGCTTCCCGACGCTAATAAAGTCATCTTTACACTTAATCATGAAACACTTGCGAAAAACAAAAAGTCCCAAAATTTTATTAGGCAAGTAAAGGTAAATAAAATTGATTCACCAACTTTGAGTTTTTGTCAAACCAAAGTTAAAGAATGATTAGAAGAATCCAAAATTAACTTTTCTGCTGACGCCTGGAAATATTTTTGGACAATAATGCCTTTAGACCTTTCATATTTAGAAAAGGAAATTGGTAAATTGGTAAATTTAGAAGCCCCGGAAATAACTTTGGAAATGACCAAACAAATTTCCTTCCCATGATTAGAAAATGACATCTTTAAATTAAGTGAAGCCTTTTTGCGGAATGATTGCAGTAATTTTTTAACCTTATATAAGGATTATTGTTTGCAAAACAATGAATTAATTCCTTTGTTAGCCCTTTTGGGCAATCATCTTATCACATTAAGAAACTATTTAGTGTTAAAAGAAAAGGGCCTCTATCATCAAGAAATAATTCAAAAATTGGGAGTAAACCCCTACTACCTAAACAACATTCTGCGCATAAATAACGAGACAATCGCGCAATTAAATGGTAAAATTGATATGATATATGAACTTAATAGAGAACTAATTTGTGGA
- the rpsT gene encoding 30S ribosomal protein S20 — protein sequence MANIKSQKKRILTNEKSRLANKAFNSQIKTAIKKAEIAKKEDAADKNELITSAVSLVDQGVKKGIIKPNKAARVKSHLMSI from the coding sequence ATGGCAAATATTAAATCGCAAAAAAAGCGAATTTTAACCAATGAAAAATCTCGTTTGGCAAATAAAGCGTTTAATTCTCAAATTAAAACAGCAATTAAAAAAGCTGAAATTGCTAAAAAAGAGGATGCTGCTGACAAAAATGAATTAATCACTTCAGCAGTGAGCTTGGTTGACCAAGGGGTTAAAAAAGGAATTATTAAACCAAATAAAGCCGCTCGTGTTAAATCACATTTAATGTCAATCTAA
- a CDS encoding AEC family transporter has translation MSSLEVLKITLSNTKFWGTIIVAALVISLGYFLEKRHIMPDKWEKVIVKITLFIGLPAMILKNFMVDLDTQNFNNLLVLLIIGFLAYILLTLLGRLVFIKYQAKAQDALIMCAVCPSVLYFGFPMAEALANSNQQEVLKQATNFFNIAFWFYLSWYSLYVYQRPHFATIQSKQERRQLSRKIAKSLLKNPIMIALIGGLVLWLMQMIPGIKIIHVTDNGWNTISPGNYSVTRLDALIPGFNQAVTILGALPTPLAWLSIGILIARSPLLEALKDKAAWLASSFKMLIVPLVTVGLFVFFAWFGQITNLYEIPKIALIVSILMMASPTATAMASYAILYQKEAQRSAKICTQTTFLALITMPFWAVITSLIGETNLFQ, from the coding sequence ATGTCAAGTTTAGAAGTCTTAAAAATTACTCTATCGAATACCAAATTTTGGGGAACGATTATTGTGGCCGCTTTGGTTATTAGTCTTGGTTACTTTCTTGAAAAACGACACATTATGCCTGATAAATGAGAGAAAGTGATTGTCAAAATCACTTTATTTATCGGCTTGCCGGCAATGATACTAAAAAATTTCATGGTCGATTTAGATACCCAGAACTTTAATAATCTCTTAGTGCTTTTGATCATCGGTTTTTTAGCCTATATCTTGTTAACTTTGCTTGGAAGATTAGTTTTCATAAAGTATCAAGCTAAGGCACAAGATGCTTTAATTATGTGTGCGGTATGTCCATCAGTCCTCTATTTTGGGTTTCCTATGGCCGAAGCTTTAGCTAATTCGAACCAACAAGAAGTGCTTAAACAAGCGACAAATTTTTTCAACATTGCTTTCTGGTTTTACTTATCATGATATTCCTTATATGTTTATCAACGCCCTCATTTTGCTACAATACAAAGCAAACAAGAACGCCGCCAACTTTCGCGCAAGATTGCCAAATCTTTATTAAAAAACCCGATTATGATTGCCTTAATTGGGGGTTTAGTTTTGTGATTAATGCAAATGATTCCGGGAATTAAAATTATTCATGTGACGGACAATGGTTGGAATACAATAAGCCCTGGCAATTATTCAGTTACTCGCCTTGATGCCTTAATTCCTGGGTTTAATCAGGCTGTGACGATTCTTGGAGCACTCCCAACACCACTAGCTTGATTATCAATTGGGATTTTAATTGCCCGTAGTCCACTTTTAGAAGCTTTAAAAGATAAAGCAGCTTGGTTGGCATCATCATTTAAAATGTTAATCGTACCGTTGGTGACAGTGGGTCTATTTGTCTTTTTCGCTTGGTTTGGCCAAATAACCAACCTTTACGAAATTCCTAAAATTGCTTTAATTGTATCCATTCTTATGATGGCCTCGCCAACTGCAACTGCCATGGCAAGCTATGCCATTCTTTACCAAAAAGAAGCACAGAGATCAGCAAAAATTTGCACCCAAACAACCTTTCTAGCTTTAATCACAATGCCTTTTTGAGCCGTTATCACAAGTTTAATTGGTGAAACTAATTTATTCCAATAA